The Amycolatopsis viridis genome window below encodes:
- a CDS encoding MarR family winged helix-turn-helix transcriptional regulator: MPSRVEEAAFTDTELDIADELGVQLVRFMRLLTKAKSQVAKLGPDGIERAAYAILFQLVHDGPQRTSRLADALHAEISTISRQSSSLVQHGLVERLADPEDGRACLLAPTQEGLRVFEENRKQRNRWLAEVLAEWPEEERRVLNKLLDRLNTGIEAHAPHLADQISARTKGENA; the protein is encoded by the coding sequence ATGCCATCACGCGTCGAGGAAGCGGCCTTCACCGACACCGAGCTCGACATCGCCGACGAGCTCGGCGTGCAGCTCGTCCGGTTCATGCGCCTGCTCACCAAGGCCAAGTCCCAGGTGGCCAAGCTCGGTCCGGACGGGATCGAGCGCGCGGCGTACGCCATTCTCTTCCAGCTCGTCCACGACGGGCCGCAGCGCACCAGCAGGCTCGCCGACGCTCTGCACGCCGAGATCTCCACGATCAGCAGGCAGAGCAGCTCGCTGGTCCAGCACGGCCTGGTCGAGCGCCTGGCCGACCCGGAGGACGGGCGCGCCTGCCTGCTCGCCCCGACCCAGGAGGGCCTGCGCGTGTTCGAGGAGAACCGCAAGCAGCGCAACCGCTGGCTCGCCGAGGTGCTCGCGGAGTGGCCGGAGGAGGAACGCCGGGTCCTGAACAAGCTCCTCGACCGGCTCAACACGGGGATCGAAGCGCACGCTCCACATCTCGCCGACCAGATCTCGGCACGCACCAAGGGGGAAAACGCATGA
- the nagA gene encoding N-acetylglucosamine-6-phosphate deacetylase produces the protein MLTGGRLALPEGLVDDGWLVVTGGTIAGIGTGTPPPGEQVDVGGAYVVPGFVDAHCHGGGGGSFSSGDPKEIATAIKAHRRHGTTTMLASLVSDPVRALVDQMAVLRELVTDGELAGIHLEGPFIAASRCGAHDPAVLREPDTATVDALLRAGHGAVRMVTLAPELPGGVRAVRQLAEAGVIAAIGHTDGTEEQIRPAIDAGATVATHLFNGMRPLHHREPGPIGVLLDDERITIELICDLVHVHPTVLRMAARYAGRGRTTLITDAMSATDAADGRYHLGRLEVDVRDGVATLADTGSLAGSTLTMDAAFRNLVRGAGLSVPDAVRATSGRPAELLGLDDRLGSLRTGLAADLVVLDGDLRPARVLRHGTWIA, from the coding sequence GTGCTGACGGGTGGCAGGCTCGCCCTCCCCGAGGGCCTGGTGGACGACGGGTGGCTCGTCGTCACCGGCGGGACGATCGCGGGCATCGGGACCGGGACGCCGCCACCGGGTGAGCAGGTGGACGTGGGCGGTGCCTACGTGGTGCCCGGGTTCGTCGACGCGCACTGCCACGGCGGCGGGGGCGGGTCGTTCTCCAGCGGCGATCCCAAGGAGATCGCCACCGCCATCAAGGCGCACCGCAGGCACGGCACGACCACCATGCTGGCGAGCCTGGTGTCCGATCCGGTGCGGGCGCTGGTCGACCAGATGGCGGTGCTGCGCGAGCTGGTCACCGACGGCGAGCTGGCCGGCATCCACCTGGAGGGACCGTTCATCGCCGCGTCCCGGTGCGGCGCGCACGACCCGGCGGTCCTGCGGGAACCCGACACGGCGACCGTCGACGCCCTGTTGCGCGCCGGCCACGGCGCGGTGCGGATGGTGACGCTGGCGCCGGAGCTGCCCGGCGGCGTGCGCGCGGTGCGCCAGCTGGCGGAAGCCGGGGTGATCGCCGCGATCGGGCACACCGACGGCACCGAGGAGCAGATCCGCCCGGCGATCGACGCGGGCGCGACGGTGGCGACGCACCTGTTCAACGGCATGCGGCCGCTGCACCACCGCGAGCCCGGCCCGATCGGTGTGCTGCTCGACGACGAGCGCATCACCATCGAGCTGATCTGCGACCTGGTCCACGTGCACCCGACGGTGCTGCGGATGGCGGCCCGCTACGCCGGCCGCGGCCGCACGACCCTGATCACCGACGCCATGTCGGCCACCGACGCCGCCGACGGCCGCTACCACCTGGGCCGGCTGGAGGTGGACGTGCGGGACGGGGTGGCGACACTGGCCGACACGGGTTCGCTGGCCGGCAGCACCTTGACCATGGACGCGGCGTTCCGGAACCTGGTCAGGGGCGCGGGGCTGTCCGTCCCGGACGCGGTGCGGGCGACGTCCGGGCGGCCCGCCGAGCTGCTCGGCCTGGACGACCGGCTCGGCTCGTTGCGCACCGGCCTGGCGGCGGACCTGGTGGTGCTGGACGGCGACCTGCGGCCGGCCCGCGTGCTGCGCCATGGCACCTGGATCGCCTGA
- a CDS encoding SigE family RNA polymerase sigma factor, translating to MADGSAGRSVERTLGQLRTMDGVGTASAQPAGPLTLEDLYKVHRMRLVRLAILLVDEPATAEDVVQEAFTGLYRNWGKLRDATAAVAYLRTAVVNGSRSVLRRRKTAREYVPPHAVNARSAESLAMLSSEHQSVVDALSKLPPRQREVLVLRYYGGLSEAEISEVAGISKGTVKSTASRALEALQKAMSG from the coding sequence ATGGCGGACGGCAGCGCGGGGCGCAGCGTCGAACGCACGCTCGGGCAGTTGCGCACCATGGACGGGGTCGGTACCGCGTCGGCCCAGCCGGCCGGCCCGCTGACGCTGGAGGACCTGTACAAGGTCCACCGGATGCGGCTGGTGCGGCTGGCGATCCTGCTGGTCGACGAGCCGGCCACGGCCGAGGACGTCGTGCAGGAGGCGTTCACCGGCCTCTACCGGAACTGGGGCAAGCTGCGGGACGCCACGGCCGCGGTGGCGTACCTGCGCACCGCGGTGGTCAACGGGTCGCGCAGCGTGCTGCGGCGCCGCAAGACGGCACGCGAGTACGTCCCGCCGCACGCGGTCAACGCGCGCTCCGCGGAGAGCCTGGCGATGCTCTCCAGCGAGCACCAGTCGGTGGTGGACGCGCTGTCGAAGCTGCCGCCGCGGCAGCGCGAGGTGCTGGTGCTGCGCTACTACGGCGGCCTCTCCGAGGCGGAGATCTCCGAGGTCGCGGGCATTTCGAAGGGCACTGTGAAGTCCACCGCGAGCCGGGCGCTGGAAGCCCTCCAGAAGGCCATGAGTGGCTGA
- a CDS encoding SAVMC3_10250 family protein, whose translation MRELIYVSEAKLRQLVPDLPKRPRGLRDVEAQVSTPVGGIKVGKPAREAEPGLAGAVAALEASPRAPRWFAEPGVRPGEWVHFEAPMAYGEVGGAVVFLDVDEATAEYPTGGRLRLLLHGSRHHLVGSLPAVRDMDDGWHQSMWVRFTQVLLKLTDPDRAGNPGDERFLGGVVAAMDRLADRLQPRFAAAWVAGYARVTAVLPEDERTILVATPLYVEHVAAPEA comes from the coding sequence GTGCGTGAACTGATCTACGTCTCCGAAGCGAAGCTGCGGCAACTGGTCCCCGACCTGCCGAAGCGCCCGCGCGGCCTGCGGGACGTGGAGGCCCAGGTGAGCACCCCGGTCGGCGGCATCAAGGTGGGCAAGCCGGCGCGCGAGGCCGAGCCGGGGCTGGCGGGCGCGGTCGCCGCGCTGGAGGCGTCGCCGCGGGCGCCCCGGTGGTTCGCCGAGCCCGGAGTGCGTCCCGGCGAGTGGGTGCACTTCGAGGCGCCGATGGCCTACGGCGAGGTCGGTGGGGCGGTGGTGTTCCTGGACGTGGACGAGGCCACCGCGGAGTACCCGACGGGCGGCCGGCTCCGGCTGTTGCTGCACGGCTCGCGCCACCACCTGGTCGGATCGCTGCCCGCCGTGCGGGACATGGACGACGGGTGGCACCAGTCGATGTGGGTGCGGTTCACCCAGGTGCTGCTGAAGCTGACCGACCCGGACCGGGCCGGGAACCCCGGGGACGAGCGGTTCCTGGGCGGGGTGGTGGCGGCCATGGACCGGCTGGCTGACCGTCTCCAGCCGCGGTTCGCAGCCGCCTGGGTGGCCGGGTACGCGCGGGTCACCGCGGTCCTGCCGGAGGACGAGCGCACCATCCTCGTCGCGACGCCGCTGTACGTCGAGCACGTCGCCGCACCGGAGGCGTGA
- a CDS encoding MFS transporter, which translates to MTRASREQPAPMGGAVADEGPRLTHKQILTILSGLLLGMFLAALDQNIVSVAIVRIANDLHGFDQQAWATTAYLITATIATPLYGKLSDIYGRKPFYLTAIALFVVGSAACTFANSMYELAAFRAFQGLGAGGLMSLAMTIVGDVVPARERVKYQGYFMMVFGSATVLGPVLGGLFSGFDTLGGLDGWRWIFLINVPIGALALAVVAKVLNVPHQRQDHRIDWFGAGSLAIAVVPLLLVAEQGRSWGWGSTTSVICYAVAAFGVVLFLFVEYVMKDEALIPLRLFRNSTFSVSIGGGTLVGIGMFGSISMIPLYFQVVRGYSPTQAGLLMLPLVLGIMTGSQISGRITAKTGRYKILPVIGTVLIAAGAALYAQVHYDSPLWQPLLIALLIGLGLGGCMQTLIIAAQNAGPRRDMGVSTASATFFRQMGGTLGVAVFLTILFNLLPGKIADAFGGALPKGFDQGQLGALQADTSGLHNLPDAVRVPILTGFTNSMHGVFYVAGGVALLAAVVLAFMKEIPLAGGPAAKPAPPVEGGEALLPAEDAQATQATAEDTWADADAAFEQEREPVLVGGKHALSENGHGEYQLTGQTAPITNAVASAGEEQALGTGGQAINGTVRRQDGSPVGGAALTLIDQRGRQVSRATGGGDGGYRISAPGTGTYVLIVSAAGHQPQAASVVVGGGPARLDLTLIGSGEVSGVVRVAGKAVPLPGATVTLTDSRGEVTGAAISDADGGYVFRGVGSGIYTLVASADRMRPVASLISVPDSGVLHQDIEIAAAVVLAGTARTDSGRPVPDARITVLDADGNVASVARTDENGEYVVTDLPEGDYTVVASGYPPATSQVNLPGGGDVQHDVRLGYEQVLDQLGDPAGSGAERS; encoded by the coding sequence ATGACACGCGCCTCACGAGAACAACCGGCGCCGATGGGCGGCGCCGTCGCGGACGAAGGCCCGCGCCTGACCCACAAACAGATCCTGACCATCCTCAGTGGACTCCTGCTGGGGATGTTCCTGGCGGCGCTGGACCAGAACATCGTCAGCGTCGCGATCGTCCGGATCGCCAACGACCTGCACGGCTTCGACCAGCAGGCGTGGGCGACCACGGCGTACCTGATCACCGCGACCATCGCGACGCCGTTGTACGGCAAGCTGTCCGACATCTACGGGCGCAAGCCGTTCTACCTGACCGCGATCGCGTTGTTCGTGGTCGGCTCCGCCGCGTGCACGTTCGCCAACTCGATGTACGAGCTGGCCGCGTTCCGGGCGTTCCAGGGCCTGGGCGCCGGCGGTCTGATGTCGCTCGCCATGACCATCGTCGGCGACGTGGTGCCGGCCCGGGAACGGGTCAAGTACCAGGGCTACTTCATGATGGTGTTCGGTAGCGCGACCGTGCTCGGCCCGGTGCTGGGCGGCCTGTTCTCCGGCTTCGACACCCTCGGCGGCCTCGACGGGTGGCGCTGGATCTTCCTGATCAACGTGCCGATCGGCGCGCTCGCGCTGGCGGTCGTGGCGAAGGTGCTGAACGTGCCGCACCAGCGGCAGGACCACCGCATCGACTGGTTCGGCGCGGGCTCGCTGGCCATCGCCGTGGTGCCGCTGCTGCTGGTCGCCGAGCAGGGCCGCAGCTGGGGCTGGGGCTCGACGACCTCGGTGATCTGCTACGCCGTCGCCGCGTTCGGCGTCGTGCTGTTCCTGTTCGTCGAGTACGTGATGAAGGACGAGGCGCTCATCCCGCTGCGGCTGTTCCGCAACTCGACCTTCAGCGTCTCGATCGGTGGCGGCACCCTCGTCGGTATCGGCATGTTCGGGTCGATCAGCATGATCCCGCTGTACTTCCAGGTCGTGCGGGGTTACTCGCCGACCCAGGCGGGCCTGCTGATGCTGCCGCTGGTCCTGGGCATCATGACCGGCTCGCAGATCTCCGGCCGGATCACCGCGAAGACCGGGCGGTACAAGATCCTGCCGGTGATCGGCACCGTGCTGATCGCCGCGGGTGCCGCGCTCTACGCGCAGGTGCACTACGACAGCCCGCTGTGGCAGCCGCTGCTGATCGCGCTGCTCATCGGCCTGGGCCTGGGTGGCTGCATGCAGACGCTGATCATCGCCGCGCAGAACGCCGGCCCGCGCCGCGACATGGGTGTGTCGACCGCGTCGGCGACGTTCTTCCGGCAGATGGGCGGCACCCTGGGTGTCGCGGTCTTCCTGACCATCCTGTTCAACCTGCTGCCGGGCAAGATCGCCGACGCGTTCGGCGGCGCGCTCCCGAAGGGCTTCGACCAGGGCCAGCTGGGTGCGCTGCAGGCGGACACCAGCGGGCTGCACAACCTGCCCGACGCGGTCCGGGTGCCGATCCTGACCGGGTTCACCAACTCGATGCACGGCGTCTTCTACGTCGCCGGTGGCGTGGCCCTGCTGGCCGCGGTGGTGCTGGCGTTCATGAAGGAGATCCCGCTCGCCGGTGGTCCCGCCGCCAAGCCCGCGCCGCCGGTCGAGGGTGGCGAGGCCCTGCTGCCTGCCGAGGACGCGCAGGCCACGCAGGCCACCGCGGAGGACACCTGGGCGGACGCGGACGCCGCGTTCGAGCAGGAGCGCGAACCGGTTCTCGTCGGCGGGAAGCATGCGCTGAGTGAGAACGGGCACGGCGAGTACCAGCTCACCGGGCAGACCGCGCCGATCACGAACGCGGTCGCCAGCGCCGGGGAGGAGCAGGCCCTGGGCACCGGCGGGCAGGCCATCAACGGCACCGTGCGGCGCCAGGACGGCAGCCCGGTCGGTGGCGCTGCGCTGACCCTGATCGACCAGCGGGGCCGTCAGGTCTCGCGGGCGACCGGTGGTGGCGACGGCGGCTACCGCATCAGCGCGCCGGGCACCGGCACGTACGTGCTGATCGTGTCCGCGGCCGGGCACCAGCCGCAGGCGGCCAGCGTGGTCGTCGGGGGCGGGCCGGCCCGGCTGGACCTGACCCTCATCGGCTCGGGCGAGGTGAGCGGCGTGGTCCGGGTTGCGGGCAAGGCTGTGCCGCTGCCGGGCGCCACCGTGACGCTGACCGACTCGCGCGGTGAAGTCACCGGCGCCGCGATCAGCGACGCTGACGGCGGGTACGTGTTCCGCGGCGTCGGGTCGGGCATCTACACGCTGGTGGCCAGCGCCGACCGGATGCGCCCGGTCGCGTCCCTGATCAGCGTGCCGGACAGCGGCGTGCTGCACCAGGACATCGAGATCGCGGCGGCTGTGGTGCTGGCCGGGACCGCCCGGACCGACAGCGGTCGGCCGGTGCCGGACGCGCGGATCACGGTCCTGGACGCCGACGGCAACGTCGCCTCGGTCGCCCGGACGGATGAAAACGGCGAGTACGTCGTCACCGATCTGCCGGAAGGTGACTACACCGTCGTCGCCAGCGGGTACCCGCCGGCGACGAGCCAGGTGAACCTGCCGGGTGGTGGGGACGTCCAGCACGACGTGCGGCTGGGCTACGAGCAGGTGCTCGACCAGCTCGGCGACCCGGCCGGCAGCGGGGCGGAGAGGTCATGA
- a CDS encoding DedA family protein, with product MTFDFAASEAVGVGWLDTAGPLLVWVIVLSFVFVECALIIGLFLPGDSLLFAAGVVLASHGADASAWLLSVAALVVAVVGNQVGYYIGQQTGVRFIARRGGKVLNRRNLDRAREFLDRKGFLAIVAARWIPWVRTLAPLIAGAARMNPRRFVLATALGGVFWVPTLVLLGYYGAGLLDTIPWVKTVLVWLSVAFFVFGTGYGVFRYRQEMRRPVEDEPDQEYPAAA from the coding sequence GTGACTTTCGACTTCGCCGCGTCCGAAGCCGTCGGCGTGGGCTGGTTGGACACGGCCGGCCCGCTGCTGGTCTGGGTCATCGTGCTCAGCTTCGTGTTCGTCGAATGCGCCCTCATCATCGGGCTGTTCCTGCCCGGTGACTCGCTGCTGTTCGCGGCCGGGGTGGTGCTCGCCTCGCACGGCGCGGACGCGAGCGCCTGGCTGCTGTCGGTGGCTGCGCTGGTTGTGGCGGTGGTCGGCAACCAGGTCGGGTACTACATCGGACAGCAGACCGGGGTCCGGTTCATCGCCCGGCGCGGGGGCAAGGTCCTCAACCGGCGCAACCTCGACCGGGCCAGGGAGTTCCTCGACCGCAAGGGCTTCCTCGCGATCGTCGCCGCCCGGTGGATCCCCTGGGTCCGCACGCTGGCGCCGCTGATCGCCGGCGCGGCCCGCATGAACCCGCGCCGCTTCGTGCTCGCCACCGCGCTCGGCGGCGTGTTCTGGGTGCCCACGCTGGTCCTGCTCGGCTACTACGGCGCCGGCTTGCTGGACACGATCCCGTGGGTGAAGACGGTGCTGGTGTGGCTGTCGGTCGCGTTCTTCGTGTTCGGCACCGGCTACGGCGTGTTCCGCTACCGGCAGGAGATGCGCCGCCCGGTCGAGGACGAGCCGGACCAGGAATACCCGGCCGCGGCCTAG
- a CDS encoding GNAT family N-acetyltransferase, with protein sequence MWTASWLVLVSDPGAGDGSPSRSARRHSARSWAAGSSYSFAVTDADDAVLGNVALGAVDQVHGTGWVSYWTTSAARGRGVATRAGAAVAEWAVTDVGLFRLELGHRMNNPASCRVATRAGFPAEGVQRQKLVYDGVRHDVELHARLATDPVPS encoded by the coding sequence GTGTGGACAGCTTCCTGGCTCGTCCTCGTCAGCGATCCAGGAGCCGGAGATGGATCGCCGAGCAGATCGGCCCGTCGACACTCCGCCCGCAGCTGGGCTGCTGGGTCTTCTTACTCCTTCGCTGTGACCGATGCCGACGATGCGGTGCTGGGAAACGTTGCGCTAGGCGCGGTTGACCAGGTGCACGGCACCGGATGGGTGTCGTACTGGACCACCTCTGCCGCGCGCGGACGGGGAGTGGCCACCAGAGCAGGTGCCGCCGTGGCCGAATGGGCCGTCACCGACGTCGGCCTGTTCCGGCTGGAGCTGGGGCACCGGATGAACAACCCGGCGTCGTGCCGGGTTGCCACGCGCGCCGGGTTCCCGGCTGAGGGCGTGCAGCGCCAGAAGCTCGTGTACGACGGTGTGCGTCACGACGTGGAGCTGCACGCCCGCCTGGCCACGGATCCCGTCCCCAGCTGA
- a CDS encoding FAD-binding oxidoreductase, producing the protein MSTDALLTTLRAELGRDAVLTDADVTGSYARDMMPLAPSGRPLAVVLPSDTEGVQAVVRACAAAKVPIVPRGAGSGLSGAANAIDGCVVLVMTKLDRIVEIDAGNRLAVVQPGVVNLDFRNAVEKRGLFYPPDPSSYDWCTIGGNLSTNAGGLCCVKYGVTTDSVLGLEVVLADGSLLKTGRRTVKGVAGYDLARLFVGSEGTLGVITQATLALRPLPQAPATLVAGFDTTEAAGAAVARTVREGLVPSLMEIMDASSIKAAETYLKTDLGAGSECQALLLCQSDSGGEAARRELAALEQICADSGATMVYATDDLEEGRMLMQARRVVLTALEQYGVWLTDDVSVPRTRIAELIAGCQRISEEVGLRIAVVGHAGDGNMHPTIVYQPGSADEFARARRAFDEILRVGLALGGTVTGEHGVGKIKREWLEREIGPVGMRVHRQIKQALDPENLFNPGSMFSMS; encoded by the coding sequence ATGAGCACCGACGCTTTGCTGACGACCCTCCGCGCCGAGCTGGGCAGGGACGCCGTTCTGACGGACGCCGACGTCACCGGCAGCTACGCCCGCGACATGATGCCGCTGGCCCCCTCCGGGCGGCCGCTGGCGGTGGTACTGCCCTCCGACACCGAGGGCGTGCAGGCGGTGGTCCGGGCCTGCGCGGCGGCGAAGGTGCCGATCGTGCCGCGCGGCGCGGGCAGCGGGCTGTCCGGCGCGGCGAACGCGATCGACGGCTGCGTGGTGCTGGTGATGACCAAGCTGGACCGGATCGTCGAGATCGACGCGGGGAACCGGCTCGCGGTGGTCCAGCCGGGCGTGGTCAACCTCGACTTCCGCAACGCGGTGGAGAAGCGCGGGCTGTTCTACCCGCCGGACCCGTCCAGCTACGACTGGTGCACGATCGGCGGCAACCTCTCCACCAACGCCGGCGGCCTGTGCTGCGTGAAGTACGGCGTGACCACCGACTCCGTGCTCGGGCTGGAGGTCGTGCTGGCCGACGGGTCGCTGCTGAAGACCGGCCGGCGCACCGTCAAGGGCGTCGCCGGGTACGACCTGGCCCGGCTGTTCGTGGGCAGCGAGGGCACGCTCGGTGTGATCACGCAGGCCACGCTGGCGTTGCGGCCGTTGCCGCAGGCGCCGGCGACGCTGGTCGCGGGCTTCGACACCACCGAGGCCGCCGGCGCCGCGGTGGCGCGCACCGTGCGCGAAGGGCTGGTGCCGTCCCTGATGGAGATCATGGACGCCAGCTCGATCAAGGCGGCCGAGACGTACCTGAAGACCGACCTCGGCGCCGGATCCGAGTGCCAGGCGCTGCTGCTGTGCCAGTCCGACTCGGGCGGCGAGGCGGCGCGCCGGGAACTCGCCGCGCTCGAGCAGATCTGCGCCGACAGCGGCGCGACGATGGTGTACGCCACCGACGACCTCGAGGAGGGCCGCATGCTGATGCAGGCGCGACGGGTGGTGCTGACCGCGCTGGAGCAGTACGGCGTGTGGCTGACCGACGACGTCTCGGTGCCGCGCACGCGGATCGCCGAGCTGATCGCCGGGTGCCAGCGCATCAGCGAGGAGGTCGGCCTGCGCATCGCGGTGGTCGGGCACGCCGGCGACGGCAACATGCACCCGACGATCGTCTACCAGCCCGGCTCGGCGGACGAGTTCGCGCGGGCGCGACGGGCGTTCGACGAGATCCTGCGGGTGGGACTGGCGCTGGGCGGCACGGTGACCGGCGAGCACGGCGTCGGCAAGATCAAGCGGGAGTGGCTGGAGCGCGAGATCGGGCCGGTCGGGATGCGCGTGCACCGGCAGATCAAGCAGGCGCTCGACCCGGAGAACCTGTTCAACCCGGGCTCGATGTTCTCGATGAGCTGA
- a CDS encoding YceI family protein, producing the protein MSGLRAQIHTAEGWAVENAVLTVTDMSGQQVARAVADATGAVVTPPLPAGVYTAVLTAAGYAPLARTAQVGSDGSGSLGELVVTPMAGAIELPPPGPWTIDPVHSSAVATARHLGIASIKARFSDISGRIDIARPAERSRVEAEIKAASIDTGIKMRDDHLRSPEFLDVETHPMIGFVSTGMRQRGADTWTLAGELTLHGERKAIEMELTYGGYGPDPWGGMRVAFHAETQLHRNDFAINYNAMVRAGVAAIGSNIKIELDIEAVQGESLPQM; encoded by the coding sequence ATGAGCGGATTGCGCGCGCAGATCCACACGGCCGAAGGCTGGGCGGTGGAGAACGCGGTCCTGACGGTGACGGACATGAGCGGCCAGCAGGTCGCGCGTGCCGTTGCCGACGCCACGGGAGCGGTGGTCACCCCACCGCTGCCCGCGGGCGTCTACACCGCGGTCCTCACCGCCGCCGGGTACGCCCCGCTCGCCCGGACCGCGCAGGTCGGATCGGACGGTTCGGGTTCGCTCGGCGAGCTGGTGGTGACGCCGATGGCCGGAGCCATCGAGCTGCCGCCGCCCGGTCCGTGGACCATCGACCCGGTGCACTCCAGCGCCGTGGCGACGGCCCGGCACCTCGGGATCGCCAGCATCAAGGCCCGGTTCTCCGACATCAGCGGCCGCATCGACATCGCGCGGCCGGCCGAGCGGTCCCGGGTCGAGGCCGAGATCAAGGCCGCGAGCATCGACACCGGCATCAAGATGCGTGACGACCACCTGCGGTCGCCGGAGTTCCTGGACGTCGAGACCCATCCGATGATCGGGTTCGTCAGCACCGGCATGCGGCAGCGCGGCGCGGACACCTGGACCCTCGCCGGTGAGCTGACGCTGCACGGCGAGCGCAAGGCGATCGAGATGGAGCTGACCTACGGCGGTTACGGACCCGACCCGTGGGGTGGGATGCGCGTGGCGTTCCACGCGGAGACGCAATTGCACCGCAACGATTTCGCGATCAACTACAACGCGATGGTGCGGGCCGGGGTCGCCGCGATCGGCTCGAACATCAAGATCGAACTCGACATCGAAGCCGTTCAGGGCGAGTCGTTACCGCAAATGTGA
- a CDS encoding DedA family protein, with translation MPKWFNPEYLLTQFGAYVIVGLCLVIFIESSIFPVLPGDSLLFTAGLFVAQGSIHAPLWLVCTLVTIAALLGNVVGYLIGWKAGPALFKRPDSRFFKQEYVDKTHAFLEKHGPKAVVLARFVPFVRTFITWIAGVGRMDPKKYFTYTVIGGILWAAGITALGHVLGNISFIKTNIEAIFILIVLVSVVPIVIEYARNRREKKLAAARSAAAPAAESDAEVTQRIPRVEP, from the coding sequence ATGCCGAAGTGGTTCAACCCCGAGTACCTGCTGACCCAGTTCGGCGCGTACGTGATCGTCGGGCTGTGCCTGGTCATCTTCATCGAGAGCAGCATCTTCCCGGTGCTCCCCGGTGACTCGCTGCTGTTCACCGCCGGCCTGTTCGTGGCGCAGGGCTCGATCCACGCCCCGCTGTGGCTGGTCTGCACCCTGGTGACGATCGCGGCGCTGCTCGGCAACGTGGTCGGCTACCTCATCGGCTGGAAGGCGGGCCCGGCGCTGTTCAAGCGGCCGGACTCGCGGTTCTTCAAGCAGGAGTACGTCGACAAGACGCACGCCTTCCTGGAGAAGCACGGCCCGAAGGCCGTCGTGCTGGCGCGGTTCGTGCCGTTCGTGCGCACGTTCATCACGTGGATCGCCGGTGTCGGCCGGATGGACCCGAAGAAGTACTTCACCTACACCGTGATCGGCGGCATCCTGTGGGCCGCCGGTATCACCGCACTGGGTCACGTGCTCGGCAACATCTCCTTCATCAAGACCAACATCGAGGCCATCTTCATCCTCATCGTGCTGGTCTCGGTGGTGCCGATCGTGATCGAGTACGCCAGGAACCGCCGCGAGAAGAAGCTCGCCGCCGCCCGGTCCGCCGCCGCGCCGGCCGCCGAGTCCGACGCCGAGGTCACGCAGCGGATCCCGCGCGTCGAGCCCTGA
- a CDS encoding VOC family protein, with translation MPKLTGVHHLALTVTDVDRSVPWYERVLDLRETGRREDPATGLRKVRLQAPGEAFSVVLLQHPDTERGPFDERRTGLDHVAFTVGTYAELKQWEQRLADYGVEYSPAKASRTLPGSAVVVFRDPDGIQLEVWAGIDS, from the coding sequence ATGCCGAAGTTGACCGGAGTGCACCACCTGGCCCTCACGGTGACCGACGTCGACCGGAGCGTGCCCTGGTACGAGCGGGTGCTGGACCTGCGGGAGACGGGTCGGCGGGAGGACCCGGCGACCGGGCTGCGCAAGGTCCGCCTCCAGGCGCCCGGCGAGGCGTTCTCGGTGGTGCTGTTGCAGCACCCGGACACCGAGCGCGGTCCGTTCGACGAGCGGCGGACCGGGCTGGACCACGTGGCGTTCACGGTGGGCACCTACGCCGAGCTGAAGCAGTGGGAGCAGCGGCTCGCGGACTACGGGGTGGAGTACAGCCCGGCGAAGGCGTCGCGGACGCTGCCGGGTTCGGCGGTCGTGGTGTTCCGCGACCCGGACGGCATCCAGCTCGAGGTCTGGGCCGGCATCGACTCGTGA